Genomic segment of Sarcophilus harrisii chromosome 4, mSarHar1.11, whole genome shotgun sequence:
TAGACTCAGGGTCTCTTTCATTCCAGTTGGACAATGATTTATGATCAAGAACTCAAACTAAATAgcaataaaagataaaacattcaGATCTGTACCCACACACCACCAACAAACTTAGATCCAATCAaagcagcaaatatttattgggcAACTACTATGTACAAGGTACCAGGCTACATAAAGTAAATAGTAAGAAAAATGGTAGcaaacattaattttgtttaatctaaacattaaatttaaaacaataaattaaaacagaatttatCTCAATCGATTGAGCTTAAAAGGAATTTGCCATAGCTCTAGTTGTACTCACCTGGCATGGCTTGGTAGCTTGTTGATATCTGCTGTTGCAGCAGTTTCAAGCTGCAGTAGGACTGGTCAGACTTTTTGCCACCTTTGGGGCCGGAGCATTGACTATCTACTTGCTTTGGTATAAATAAGGGGGTACACCCAATGGCACCACTCACACATAGGCATTTGTACAGGGGATTGGGTTGAAAAACTTGGCCATTGTGATAATGCACCTTGTTGAGTTCACATCCTACAGCTATGAGATCTGAAAGTAGAAAATAACCAAattataaaaggagaaatgagCTGTGCTATTTCTTATCTCCCTTCAAAAATAGGAAAGGTCATATCTGTGCCTTTTCTGATATAAAACTCCCTACTATGTATACTGCATTGTAAACCTTCTTTCACACCTAAATATACAAAACAGGAATtagagattcttttttaaaatactacataTGAATGACTCTCTTGCCCCCATCTTCAGTGCTAAATAACAATcacctattttctctttccattttctggATATTTAAGCACCAAGGACAGCAGGAAGTATGAAAGTATAATAGCTACCGAGGAGGCCATCCATAAAGGAGATCAATTTCTGTTGTACTTCGGGGGGACTTTAAAAGATCCAGACTGGGATTTGGGGTTGTTCTCTCTGATTTTAGATATTCAtctattttaaagggaaagaaacaataaGGAGACTGTGATAGGAAGGAACTTTAGGACGTCATTAGACCAATCAACCATCTGCTTTGCCTAAAAGATGGTGAGAGTTCAGTTATAACATCTGCAAGAGCCAAATTATGAATAGAAGTTAATGGTTCTGGCCAGCAATGGAAACTGGTGAGATggcaactttctaaaactatattatagatcAATTATTGATCTACGTTAGTGGAAGAAGTGTCCATGCTAAAAATATCCAAATTCATGAAATCACAgttgttggggatttttttcattaCAAGGGCTAAATTTAGGAAGAAACTCAACATGGTCcatagcacatagtaaacacttaataaaaagcatttttcttcattaattgcTTCTATGGAGAGTTTAAATCTTCCAAGCATTTTCAAATGGCTCAGATTCCATAAAGGCAACTAAGAAACTCTTAAAATtgattatttaacaaaaatctcAGAGGCCCCTAAATATACTTGCATCTCTTCCTACTTTCCCACCAATGCTTATGCATGGAGCCCATccatataaagaatataaagaacgAAAGCCCATTTTGTATCTAGCTAAAATATTAAAGTCGATCTCctaaattaatagctttttcttttttcaaatcataTCATTGTAGAAGGAAATTCTCTTTTCCCATCCTTGACAAGAAGAAGATTAAACGTGTCACTTACATGCACACACTCCTGTCTCATACCTAGGTTTGTCCACCGAATAATCACAGTAAAGACCTTTGTGGGGATCACAGACCTCCGCCTCGTTGCAGGTGTCCCCATGCTGCTTAGCACAGATTTTACAGCACCCACAGCCATCCTTCACCAGGCTCACCCCTGGTGAGCACCTGGGCTTCTGCTGAGGGCACTGACAGGGCCAATGGCAGAACTCTTTCCTGTGATGCACTTCAGGAACTTTTATTACCTTTGCTTCAGACTCTCCATCAGCAGCTTGACTGTTGCCTTGAGCCCTGCAATAGGACTTAGAGATAGTTTAATATTAAGGATCACACCAAAGTTTTAGGCATCTCCCCTCACCTAAAatgccttctcttctttcttcttaataAGACCAAATTCTACCTAGTCTTTAATTCTGATTCAAGTCCCATTGCCcccataaaatattatttgacaaAGAGTTGGATGATTTTTTAGTCCTATGAACTCTAAGTGTATGTGGCAGACAAGTTCTCCAAGTCAGTGTTATATAGCATAGCACTGAATTATATATTGATCAATTTATTCAttactatatgtatatagtaatgaataaataaatgaatatatatatatatatatatcagtgttCTGGCTTCTTCTTGATGCTTTTAAACATTCCTGCAGGATCATAAGCAATTGCTTCCTTTTTCAACTGCCCCTTTAATTCTGTAAGGTAGGAAAGAAAAGGGTAATATCTGCATCTGTCTAGCCCTCTCATCCCCAAAGCATCATAAATACTTGATGCTTTATGTATAACAGATTATGTATTTATCAAAcccccaaattctttttataaagatTCTCAAGAAAAAAACTTCCTAGAAAGCAATTCCTAATGGATTTATGATGTAGACTTCCATCTTTCTGTTCCATTCCACATAGGCTATATCACAGAAGCTGTTACAGAATATGGGCAAGATTTGTTCTTTGGTGCCAAAGGTCACTCAAGATGCAAGAAGTATCAAAACCAGatgaattacttttttggtcCGGACTTTTTTCCAGAACTTAATTTCCAGCTATCTTCAGGACATTTCTACCTGGATTTGATAAGAAGGGTTCTAGTTTATGAGCTTGAAAAAGTCTTTCCTGAGAGTATGAAATATTAATTCACTTATCTACATAATCTGATACTCTCAATGAACCCttcaaaagcttttttgtttgttttatttacaaaCACAATCCCATCACACTAGTGAAGATCAGCCCTTGATATTTCCTCACCCTGTCACTTAGAAGCAACTTGAGAGTGAATAGCGTATCATTTGGAAGGAGAACTTGGATTCTAATCTCACCTAAGAAATCTACAAACTGTGTGACTCTCCAATTCATCTCTCAAAGGTAGGAATAGGATTCAGTGGTTTATACTGTTCTTTcttgctctaaatttatgatgtaTAATCCTATTCTGCTACACCAACCCACCCAACCAACTCCATGTCagattttaattgaaaaagaattttcCTATCATTGAAGTTTGGTCATATTTAGCAATTCTGACTAATCTGCATTACCAAAACAGTCATCTCTAAAGATTGTAGAAATGGCAGCTAATTTAACACAGCTCACCTGAATTCCTTCCTTTACTTAaattttcctggattttttcCCTACTCCTATCTGAAGAGTTCTATTCAAGactgataaaatatatttcagttttcttgCTCCTTAGACTCTCaactttaacctttttttaaatttaataacattttattttttcaaatatatgtaaagatcattttcaacatacaattttataaaactttgtgctctacatttttctctcttcttcccttacctcctctctttccaagacagcaagcaatctgatatagggtatataacttattattaataataataaatattaatatatttattgcaatccttttaaacatacatatttgtcatgttgtgaaagaaaaatcagactaaaagggaaaaatgtgagaaagaaaaaaacaaacaaaaagttgaaaatactgttttaatccacactcagtctccatagtcctttctttggatgtaattggcattttctatcccaagcctattagaattgccttgaatcacttgaTTGcagagaagagccaagtccatcacatcacctgtgatcatttttttaaatctaaggtTGAATTAGAGAGGGTGTGTTACCTACTGGTTAGATAACTGACCTCAAGAGTCAGGAAGGCATGGGGTTAAGCCCTGACCATGACACAGAGTGACCATGTGGACAAGTTACCTGATTGTTCAGTGCCTGAATCAGCTTTCTAAGATGGCAAGTTGAAAAACAGTTGCCATTCCACATAGAGAGTTTCCTCACTTGGAATGCCCAAAAGAGACTAAATTTTAGGTGTGGaacctctccctctccccaaaaaatgtgtgtgtgtatttcattattataaaCCTATCTCtagctttccttctctcccctcccaacCCCAGCTTCTTTATTAGACTTGACTCTTGAaccatttcaattcaattcaatcattAATTATTAAGCACCCCAAGAACATCATTCTAAGTATTGGACACTATGTTGGAATGgaaagaacacaaaattttgaGTCAGAAGACTTGTATTCTAATTATACTTTTACTACCTAAGTGGCCTTTTActtccctgggactcagtttccctatatgtaaaatgaaggtggttagcttagatgacctctgaggtccattccagatgaaatacaaacaagaaaaataatattgtctCTTCCTCAAAAccagaaagcaaaaacaaatatatatatatatatatcctaacaTCAAGAGGTCTCCTGGTTTTCACAGTAAAATACTGAGTAGATTGTTCCAAGACCACCCCATTGACAATTCCAtgtcctgctctcaagaagccaTGGATATCTTCCTACGTTTTctaaaatgctgaataaattttaaaaatagatttgactgTGTATCATCAGTTCCTagggaggacaaaaaaaaaattcaccatatTCTATTTCTATCACTCCCACCCccgttttttgttttgctttatttttttttttgtttgtttttcaaaaccGAGTCAATGACAAGACCACACAAGgtagttttattttgaaaacaaacttTTCTTTGGGGATAGgactttaaatatttcaaaaatagtcCTAGCTCTTTGGAAGAAGTGAAAAACAtacattttgagaagaaaaatcttCTGTAGATTATAAGAGGTAACTGTTCCCTCAACTCCTCTTCCAAAACGAAGCAGACATAATGGAAACTTTTTGTTTGCAAAAGTCTGTTTTTTCCAGCGAGCATTTGCACATTCTGTAACCAGGTTGTGGAAAGCTGGGCCCTGGCCTGGAATGGGAATGAAGAAGCTGTGTTTACCCGTACTGTGGGCCCCAGCAATGCTGCTACTTCCCAATGAGATGATTTATCAAGGAGAATCCCCCAAGCCCTACTCATTCACTCCTAGCTCCCAaatgattaaaaatcaaaatcaaatattaTCAGGAGGGATACTAGTTATTACAACAAGAATACTGTTTGAAACACCTTTGATTCATTCAGTACTTAAACTAATACAAGTTTTCATTCAGTGTGGAAAATAGCTTGCTAATTGTGATGAAGGATTtcttcaagccattccccaaccctTTTTGTGATATTCCATTTGCCcccttttacttcttccttttttttttcatttctcacctAAAGAGATAAGTGCTTTTCTAGACCTTTAAGATAGAAAGACCAGTGAGTCAGAGCTTACCTGAGAAGTCCAAGTAGtgatgagaagagagaaggagagcagTCCCTTCATGTTACTACGCTCAGCCTCCAAGGAAaaatgagagatagagagaagactGGGCCTGCTCATTGCTTACACAAAGCTCTCCTCTGTCTCCTCTGAAAAACCTACCTTTCCTCTGCCtgagaggacacacacacacacatacacacacacacacacatacacacacacactgcctcATACATAAGTCTGTGCTGATGCTTTTGAgctgaattttcattttcaaagttcAGAATTCATTTCACAGCCACACTAACCTGTTCTAatgcattataataataatttagggatgaaccaaatcagggATGTTATTGGTATAGACAAGTCCCTGGTCAATGAGGAAACTCTCTCAATCAATGCAAGTTCTGCAacttagtcttagaaaattgcctgggGCCCTTAGCAGCTAAGTGAGTTTTCCAGGATTACAGTTAGTATGTGGCAGAAACTGGTCTTGAGCCCAGATCTCACTAGCTCATAGGCTGGCTTTCTGTCCATTATAGCCagtatcatcatcaccatcatcaataGCAACCAACAGAGGATGAGCAGGTTAGATACCCAATACTCTCGTTCCAtttaaaaaagtctttattttattcacCTGTGCTATGGTCTAAAAAACCTTAAGTGTAAAAGAATAGGAGAATAATGAATTGTTCAAGAATCTCTTTGATTTGAATTAACagtgaaaaatataagaaaagatgaataatgTGTTGttgatgaataaaatatttgttcatatacaaacatacatgttCAGATATGAACACATGTTATTGTATTCTATGTGTTCAAAATATGAGTATATTTTATTAATCCTATTCATATATGAGCAGGTATTTAAAatgtatggaaatatatttattcatcaataacaattaatattgttatttgatcttcacgaagtttttcagccattttttagtcgtgtccaactctatataatcccatttgggttttcttggcaaggatactggatttccttctccagatcattttacagatgaggaatttgaggtaATTTGAGTTACGTGACTCATGCAACATCATATaactcataagtgtctgagggaagatttgaatttgggaacaTGAGtcggtattttgttttgttttttttaactagcCTATCATTTCATTAATGAAGAGAGTTCCTGACAAGGAGCCTCCTCTGCCAGTGCTTGCAGGGAATTACCAGAGGTATGACTTGTTCAGATACACACAATTAGTATATGCCAGAAAATAGCTCTTTCTGCTTTCTGGTCTTCCTAACTCAGAAGCCAATTCTTTATTCTCTAAACAGTGCTGCATTTAACTAAATAACAACATTAACCTTCAGACAGGAGAGGAACTTATGCACTTAtggccagagaagaactagaggacattatgaaatgcaaaatggataattttgatatattaaattaaaaaggttttgcataaaccaaactaatgcagacaatattagaagggaagctgaAAGCTGGGGGGGAAAAAtttc
This window contains:
- the CCN6 gene encoding cellular communication network factor 6, encoding MSRPSLLSISHFSLEAERSNMKGLLSFSLLITTWTSQSYCRAQGNSQAADGESEAKVIKVPEVHHRKEFCHWPCQCPQQKPRCSPGVSLVKDGCGCCKICAKQHGDTCNEAEVCDPHKGLYCDYSVDKPRYETGVCAYLIAVGCELNKVHYHNGQVFQPNPLYKCLCVSGAIGCTPLFIPKQVDSQCSGPKGGKKSDQSYCSLKLLQQQISTSYQAMPVYKNLPLFWKRKCLVQATTWTPCSRTCGLGISNRVTNENSHCEMRKEKRLCYIQPCDSNILKAVKIPKGKTCQPTFQLSKGEKLSFSGCLSTQSYKPTFCGKCLDKRCCIPNKSKMITIQFDCPNEGSFKWRMMWITSCVCQKICRDPGDIFSELKIL